The Selenomonas sp. AB3002 sequence TGTGCCTAATCAGTACGTTCAGCCCTCATCTCTACTTTCCTTTTATACATGGCGCCATCTGCACGGCGGAATACATCTTCTACATTGGAATCCGTATTTTTATTAAAATAAGCAACTCCTACGGCAGCAGAAGGTGCTTCCCAAGGCTTGACGTCTTCCCTGGCAGAACGCCTGCTTAAGTTTTCCTCAAAATTTGAAAGCAGCTTATCTGCATTTGCCAGGTCCGTTTTCTGAAGGATAACTACAAATTCATCGCCGCCTATCCTGTAGACAGGAGAATGGACAAATACATCGCATACAACACCGCAGAAATTCTTGATAAGCATATCTCCATACTCATGACCATAGGTATCATTTATCTTCTTCAATAGATTAAGGTCCATCATGATGATGCCAAAATCATCCATGCTGCCGCTGGCTATCTTTTCATTGATGTCTTCCACTCTCTCATTATATGCAAATTTATTTTTCACACCAGTAAGAGAATCTGTATTTGCCAGGTATTTCATATGAGCTGTCTCTTTTTCAGCAGAAATGAGCTGGAGCATGTAGTTCTTGATATTTACTGTCATCTGACCGATGGTATTGCTTAAAGACTCCACCTCATTCTTTATATCAAGATTTGGTTTCTCAAAATCAAGCTGATCGGGGGAACTTACGCACCTGCTCTGCTCAATGTATCTGATGGCGCTTTTTTCCAGCAATTCGATAGGATCTGTGATATTCCTCGAAGTCCAGACAAGAAATACATAAATGAATACAGCGCCGATAACAATGATTATCAAAAGGACATTAAGGGTCTTATACAGGATATCGCGGTACATCTGTGTCAGGTCTATATCGACTCCTAAAATCGCATAGGGAGCTCCCAGGGAATCACGCAGAGCATATAAACCGCAATAGGAATGCCCCCAATAGCTTCTGCTCTCCATGAATACTATGTCTTTGGCGCTCATAGCCTTATGATATTCGTCTACTTCTTCCTTGGTATATTCATCCTCTGTTATATCGCCGAGATACAGGTTTCCCTCTGTATTTTCATAGCGGTCATAATTATTTTCTGCACTCATGATGATCAGCACATGATTCCCGCCATCTTCCTTCAAGGGCTTGATGATGTAAAGGTACTGCGGATTGAAATCCTCCTTGACATCATCCATGAAAGCCAGCAATTCCTTGTATTTCTCGCTTTCTGCTTTCGTGTCGGCGCAATGTTTCAAGTCATCATTATCAATATGGCCAATTACATAAGTAATTATATTTCTTATATGGACTTCGCTCTGTTCAAAAAAGAACTCTCTGTAGCTGAAATATATACTGACACCAAGGCATAGGCACAATACCAATACAAAAGAAATACACCCGATTTTGACACTTCTCTTTAAGGGTCTTTGGATTCTTTCATTTGCCATAATATTCACCATTTCACCCAATCTGTGACACCAGAGGAAATCCCCTTCTCCGTCACCCTATGCCCCTCCAGCCTCAGCAAAGCAATCTTATTCATCATGCCGCCGCCATATCCTGTCAGCGTGCCCTTGGCGCCGATTACTCTGTGACAGGGAATGATCAGGCAGATGGGGTTCCAGCCCACGGCACCGCCTACAGCCTGGGCTGACATCCTGGGCTTGTCCAGCCGGCGGGCCGCCTCCTGAGCTATTTCCCCATAGGTTGTCACCCTTCCATAGGGAATATTCGCCACGATGTTCAGCACCACCTGCCTGAAAGGTGTAGCATTTTTTTCCTGATAAGGAGGCACAAAACCAGGCTCCCTGCCTCCAAAATATATATCCAGCCAGCGGCAGGTCTCTGCAAAAACAGGCAGACGCTGTTCCTTGCCTTTACTCCCCTGCCACTCATCATCTTGGCTCACAAAGTTCAAATCCGTAAGATATGTCCCATCACTGCCAAGTAGCAGATTGGAAAAGCCTTCAGGAGTATGGTAGAAATATTTATACGTAAAAATCCCTCCAAACAATCGCTAAGGCTTTATTCTCGACTGCTCCATTTGATTCCTGCCTGAGCAGCACATTGTTTCTAACTAATGTTCCTCATACCAAAATAAGAGGCCAGCCTATAATTGGCCAGCCTCCCCAGAACACCTTGCCTACTACGGGTTATACGGTGTTTTTTTAATTCTCTTCATTAACCTAAGATGTTGCACCACTAGCTTTTATCAAACTCACATACCCAAAAGCTCATTGACCTGTCTGCCAATATCCCGTCCCTGTGCATCCTTGAGGGTGGCCATCAGGAACAGGCACTTTCCCTGGCTGGCTTCTGCCCATACATGGCCAACCATATCTTTTTCCTTGGAATCATCCGCTGTCACCAAATGACCGCCTTTGACCTCGATAGCCGCTACCCGGCCATCTGTCAGCTTGACCACAAAATCCGGATAAAAGTTATCTTGGTGGGTTGGCAGCCAAAAAGAGTTAAGAGTATCACGTGGAATGTTCCTGACCCATGTTTCCACCATTGGATGTGCGTCAATATATTGGGCACATATCACTTCATCCTTTGAATCCATATCCCCTATGGAAGCATAGAAATGCTTTTGGAATTTCACCTTGCCACGGTAAAAACTCTTAGCAGGATAATGTCCCGGCCTAAAAGCCATTTGCACCTCCGGCGTCACTCTAGCTGCCTCACCTTCAAACAGAGTTTCCTGTACTCCCTGCTTGTAAGCCTCCTTGCGATTGATTTCTATCTGCTCCTTGAGTATTTTTGCCAGAACAAAACGAAAGCGCACCAAGTCTGCCATGGGCACTTTCTTGACCTGCACCTGATAGTCAACAGCCTTACGCAGATAGTTTACCAAGTCGCCAAAGTCTAAGTCTAAAGCTGTTATCCGTCTGGACAGCCAGATAACCAACTTCTTTTCATCCCAATCTGTAATGCGCTCCAGTCCCAAGGGTCCTTCCTCTGAGCTGGAAAACTGTTCTGTAATCTTGCCGTCCAAAATATCAAATTCATAAACATGGCGACTTTCATCCACCACAAAGGCGGGCAACTCCGCGGAAAAACTTGATAGTGACCAGCCATCTGCCAGGCAGGCCTCCCGATCCGCCAGTTCTGCCCCATCCCCAAAATCAAGACAAAGCTGGGGGATGGCAAAGGTTACACCCTTGTCTACCATCCCTTTAGGCGGGATGTAAACATTTGTCCTTGATACAGCATACAAGGCTTCCTGTTGGTCATGAGGATTTTTGAAACACTCCGTCACCTGTTCCTGCAAATCACGCAGATTATCCTTATCTGCTTCCTTGATGGTGACTTTGTACTTGCCTGTCTGCTCCTCCTTCACAACTTCGGTTAAAAGATTAAGTGCCATATTGCCAGAGAAATCCGGGGCTTCTGTTGTATAGAATTCCAACGTGGCATTCTGCACATATTCCTTTTTTTCATCCTCCAGCAAAGAAATCTGCGAGTTTGGCTGTACCGCCTCCTCTGTTTCTTCACGCTCGAACCCCATGTCTATAAGATTGTCTTTAAAGCTGCCCACGGCACTCATCCAACTGTCCACCGCCACATGGGCATAAGCCCGATTCAAGGCGTCATGCTGGCGCCGTTTGGCATAGGGCATCCTAAGCACGCGTCCAAGAAGCTGCTCAGCATCTTTGCTGGAGTGGACCTTCGCCACACTGCAGAATACATAGGCAAAGGAGCAATCCCAGCCTTCTTTCAAGGCTTGCACAGTAATGACGTAACGCACAGGGCAGGAAGGATCGAACTATAATGGGCCCATGAATTCAGACCAGTACTGAAAATTTTAAGAGTGCATGATATAGTATAGGTAACGAAAATTGGAGGTTGCCATTATGCCAAGAAAAAAGTACACTGCTGAATTCAAGACCAAGATTGTTTTGTCAATTCTTCAAGGCGACAAGGAATTCAATGTCATCTGCTCTGAAAACGGCCTGAATCCAAACATGGTCAGAAAATGGAAGCAAGAATTCTTGCAGAATGCCTATCTCGCCTTTGGCGCAGACTCTGAGCGTAAGGCCGTTCAGAGGAAGGAGGACGACCTGAAGAAAAAGAATGACCAAATGCTAAAGACCATTGGTCAGCTTACGCTTGAACGCGACTTTCTTCAGGACTGCTTTCGCCAGGCTGGGGAGACCATCCCACGAATCCCGGAATATGATCCGAAAGGGTAATGGTCTTTCCATACGCCGTCAGTGCGAGCTGCTGGGACTAAACCGCTCAAGCCTATATTACACGCCCACTGAACCAGATAAAGCTGCTGTCAAGCTTGATGAAGCCTTAATGGCACGTATCGACTACTGGCATACCAGGTGTCCTTATCTCGGCTCTCGTAAGATTGTTGCCAAACTGCAGGAAGAAGGTTTTTCAGCCTGTCGCAAGACAGTACGGCGACTTATGCTGAAGATGGGCATCTATGCCGTTTACCCTAAACCTAATCTGTCCAAGCGCAATTTCAAGGAGTCTATCGTGCCTTATCTGTTACGCAATTATAATGTGTCTTTCCCCAACCAGGTGTGGTCCATTGACATCACCTATATTCCGATGCCACATGGACACATGTATCTGACTGCAATAATTGATTGGTATAGCCGGCGGCTGGTCGGCCATTATCTTTCAGATAGTCTGGAAGCAGAATCTGTCATTTATGCCGTAAAGGAAACCGTTAAGGCATGTGGCGTTCCAGCCATCATCAATTCAGACCAGGGCAGCCAGTTTACCAGTGATGACTACAAAGACCTGCTTCGTAGCCTTAACATCCGTCAAAGCATGGATGGCAGGAGCCGCTGGGCTGACAACATCATGATTGAACGCTGGTTTCGCAGCCTCAAAACGGAGCAGCTCTATCCTAACGAATACCGTACGCCAAGAGAGCTTCGCCGCCTGATCAACCAATACGTGGATGATTACAACAATATACGTCCCCACGAGGCTTTAGGCTACAAGGTTCCTAACGAATTCTATTTTGGCTGCTTCGCTGCGTAGGATACTCTGTTCACTGACACTCTTAAAATTTCAGGATGTGGTCTTGACAAGGGGCCCATTATAAACAAATTTACCTTGTCGAGCTCCCTCTGCTCCCCCGTAGCCACTGCTACCTGTTCTGCCGGAATACCATGCTCCTTAATAAGATAATTCC is a genomic window containing:
- a CDS encoding GGDEF domain-containing protein yields the protein MANERIQRPLKRSVKIGCISFVLVLCLCLGVSIYFSYREFFFEQSEVHIRNIITYVIGHIDNDDLKHCADTKAESEKYKELLAFMDDVKEDFNPQYLYIIKPLKEDGGNHVLIIMSAENNYDRYENTEGNLYLGDITEDEYTKEEVDEYHKAMSAKDIVFMESRSYWGHSYCGLYALRDSLGAPYAILGVDIDLTQMYRDILYKTLNVLLIIIVIGAVFIYVFLVWTSRNITDPIELLEKSAIRYIEQSRCVSSPDQLDFEKPNLDIKNEVESLSNTIGQMTVNIKNYMLQLISAEKETAHMKYLANTDSLTGVKNKFAYNERVEDINEKIASGSMDDFGIIMMDLNLLKKINDTYGHEYGDMLIKNFCGVVCDVFVHSPVYRIGGDEFVVILQKTDLANADKLLSNFEENLSRRSAREDVKPWEAPSAAVGVAYFNKNTDSNVEDVFRRADGAMYKRKVEMRAERTD
- a CDS encoding methylated-DNA--[protein]-cysteine S-methyltransferase, whose translation is MSQDDEWQGSKGKEQRLPVFAETCRWLDIYFGGREPGFVPPYQEKNATPFRQVVLNIVANIPYGRVTTYGEIAQEAARRLDKPRMSAQAVGGAVGWNPICLIIPCHRVIGAKGTLTGYGGGMMNKIALLRLEGHRVTEKGISSGVTDWVKW
- a CDS encoding transposase; this encodes MPRKKYTAEFKTKIVLSILQGDKEFNVICSENGLNPNMVRKWKQEFLQNAYLAFGADSERKAVQRKEDDLKKKNDQMLKTIGQLTLERDFLQDCFRQAGETIPRIPEYDPKG
- a CDS encoding IS3 family transposase, with the protein product MNATFFRTAFARLGRPSHESRNMIRKGNGLSIRRQCELLGLNRSSLYYTPTEPDKAAVKLDEALMARIDYWHTRCPYLGSRKIVAKLQEEGFSACRKTVRRLMLKMGIYAVYPKPNLSKRNFKESIVPYLLRNYNVSFPNQVWSIDITYIPMPHGHMYLTAIIDWYSRRLVGHYLSDSLEAESVIYAVKETVKACGVPAIINSDQGSQFTSDDYKDLLRSLNIRQSMDGRSRWADNIMIERWFRSLKTEQLYPNEYRTPRELRRLINQYVDDYNNIRPHEALGYKVPNEFYFGCFAA